ATGCAAGCTAAGCCTGTTGCTCTGGAGCCTTTGCagtccttttcctctcccttccctttctttccctcttccacATACCTACCTGCCTCTTGCCCCTTCTTCCCCAGGTGCTGGGATACTACAGAAAGCTCAATGAGTTTCAAATATTCCTCCTTCCACCAACTTCCAAAAGATGAATTCAGAAATTTTGAAAAACGCTTACAATAAAGGGTGTTACTAAAGGCCATTTTGAAGTCCCAAAGTGCTGGACCATCTATAACATTTACATCCCCCTTATGCACTAgtacttttaaagcaaataaattgtAAAAATTAACATAGAAGTACCTTGTAAACCAACAAGGTTAAACAAGATGCTTCAGGTGACCTGCACATGCAAATTTTACATTCATGAACTGCCCtaacaaattatttattctcTTGTGCTAGTATTCactcaaaatgttattttcattaaCTAATTTAACTATTAAAATACCGATACTGATTTTTATGTGACTCCTACCTTCCCCTGCTCTGTTGTTGTATGGTATGTAACTGTTTTGCAGGATCTCTTCTTTCGTTCTTAAAGTCAGAagggttttctgttttgctttttatcaCAAGGTGGCAACCGCCTTATGGTGTGTACCTGAGATTTCTTGCAGCTTGAGGAAAGAACCAGTCTGGAACACTGTAAATTTAATGTGACTGATGGGTCAGTTCAACAGCCATGTCCCAGATGGGATTTTCCTGTGGGGAcagtttttcccttctgtgctcATTTCCCTCACTTCTTGAAGGATAGTGGGATTTTTAGTTACATGAAGTATTTTGGCTATAAAACCCAGCTAAGTTCAgtttatgtttattttcactttttaaataagATAAAGGAAGACTTCCAGAATAAAAGGAAAGTCCCGTTAGTATTACGTGCCCAGTTTTGTTGTACTCATGGTACACAGGAGCTTGGGAAGGGTTTTAAGTACGAGTTGCTTTGGAGCTGCAGACATGTAAATCTCAGCCATTTGTGTCCCATTCATGCAAGGTCCATAGATAActtgaaacatttaaataaattatctgAACCTGAAACATCATGGAGAGAATGCCAATTTTCCATACACTCCAGTGTGAACCAGTGCTTTTGTTTCTAATGGGGACTGGGTAAATGAATCCCATTCTGATACATTAGTAGAAAACTCTGTCAGTTTTCTTAAGAAGAGTGAGATGACTaaatagaaaaagtatttttaatattcttgtCTATTAATGTAGAGATTAATACAGTAGCTTGTCCTAATTGGTGAGCTTTGAACTGAACTTAGCTCGTTGCTTTTAATTCAAACAAGTAGTCTTTAAGTTCTAAGACTCAACTTCAGggtagtttttttctttcataaaaattaACATTCTATCTTTACAAGCTAATACAaatctaagggaaaaaaatagttttgtctCTGTAGAAATCTGCTGGGACAATGTCATTGTTCCTTCACATATAGACTGCAATCCCATATATAGGTTATCCAGTCTTTGGTCAGTGCCTGTCATCTTtatgttttaaagcaaaagaagacAGGAGAACTCTACCTTGTCTAATGTGTTAGTGTTCTGGGGATAACATCACTCTCTGGTGTCACACTGCTGTGTAAATCCCATAGGAGGAGATTTGAATAGGAAAATTGATCTACTTTCAAATGTCATTTCTCTCAACAATAAAGGTCTACAGGTCACTCACACCCTGAAAACTGATTACTGACAGAGCTGGATTTATTTTAGTGGCATGAATGATCCCTGACatacatgaggaaaaaattatttttaatagtactGTATCTGTGTTTtacaaaaggagaaataaattacCCTGGTTAAGGAAGCCTGGAGGAAAGTCAAAGTGGAGCAATATCCCACTGCTCCATCCATTGAAAGGCCTGATTTTATCCCCAAGCTGCAAGAAAAGTGAGCAATTTTTTGTGATTGAGCCATGGAGCTAGTGAAAGAGAGGGACTGATGCATTATCCTATTTTCTAATAACATTGCTTTATGATACTGCTGctctttaaaatgctgcattttgagAAGAGGCATTGTGAGCCAGAGCATACAAAAACTgtactgtttttccttccttgctaTAAAAAGCAGAAGCTTGGATGTTAGCAGAATGGCAGTATAATtgtatatttgaaaaaaacttcATCAGAATGGAGTTACACACAGTTAAGCTGGATGTGGTATTGTTAAGTAGAACTGAGTAATCTTGCCATTTGTACTGCAGCTTCCTTTTGACTTtgtgcattttgcttttctcattcTTAGATGCACAGCCCACGGATGGAGAAAGGGAGGTCTGGAACCAGATCAGTGCAGTTTTACAGGATTCAGAAAGCATGCTTGCAGACCTTCAGGCTTACAAAGGAGCTGGACAAGAAATTAGAGATGTATGTTTGTTAATTACAGtttttttggaagcaaaatCAGGCAAAACTCGATGTGTTCCCTGCTTCTGTTCTCTGCCCAAGCACATTCTATGAACTCAAATGAATATCTccttaaaaattgtatttgtaaAATACGTAACAGATTGTGCATAACATTAAGTATAAAGCTCTAATTTGAAATCATTAAATGATGGCTGTTGGAACttctttcaggttttctgtTAGTAATTAgttattatttttcacttcaagAAGCACCATTTCATATACCTTGTTTCATGTATCTCATGGCAGAAGTCAAATTTGAGGACATGGAAGAATACTCAGGTGTCAGAAATACATGATACAGATAGTTGTTCTTTTGTGTAAATGGAATAATGAATCCTGGTAAATTATAACTTCACATCCACTTTAGAGGCATCTTATTCTGTGAAACTGGTCCTGAAGTAGAATTTTGAACTGTAACTTAGAATTTTTCTCAGGTGACCAAAACTTTTCCTTCATCAGATTTGCAGATGCTCATAGTGTGAGCTGTTGGTTACTTAAGAAACTCAGCATATTGAAGATTTCAAAAGCATCAAAACCTGAAAAGAAGGCTACTTTTGCAACCAGTAGTTACATAAAAGGTTTTACCTGATGCTTCTACAATAGTTTTGCTCCCAAAAGAATATGTCAGTGGTTCACTGTAATGAATGATTTTAAAACAGTATGTTACAGGGGTGAGGGAAGGTGAAAAACATGGTATTTTTTGGAATCCTATGCAATGTAGTTTCTCAGAGTTCTTCCATGCTTTacaatactttttaaaataatgtagaAAAATTCCAAACCACCTCTTGCTTGTTATTCGTTTATCACAGGTCTTTATggtaatattttcatttcaggcaATACAAAATCCCAATGATATCCAGCTGCAAGAAAAAGCATGGAATTCAGTCTGTCCCCTGGTTGTAAGGCTAAAGCGCTTTTACGAGTTTTCACTTCAGACTAGTGAGCCCTGTTTTAGTATGTACGTTTAATAagttttttatataaaatgaaagaggaagtTTTGTCTTTCCACAAGCTTTTAAAGAGTTTTAGAGttaatattatttctgtttgatATCAACAGACATTTATCTGCAATTGCATTTATCGAGGCATCTCTTTAATCTTAATTTCATAGTTTGTTAGTTTGTCTATATTACCTAAATAGCATACAAGCAAAAAACATGATAAAACTATaatgtttttcattgtttcctgCCACTTTTCTGCACTTCACTGGTCCTTGCTGGActaatggaatttattttttgtaatttggaTCCTTTGGAGTTTTAGAAGGAATGTAAGCCAGTAATAGTTTGAGACTTCTTAAAAGCAGGGATAATGGGGAAAGAGTATCAATAAACTCACAGGGTGAAAATCTAAAGCTGGATGTGTTGTACACTGACTTTGTCATCCCAACAGACACAAAAGGTGATGTAGTTACTTTTTGAATTAGGATTCTGGAATGCAAATATATGTATGAAATGAGAGGGCTCCCAGTGCAAGGGAATTCTTCTACAACGTCCTCTAACTATGTCTTTCACTTTTTGAGTTATGCTAGTAATTACAGGCACAGAAGCTGATTTATATTGCTATCAGTGCCTAAGAGTACACTTTTAGTAACAGAGATGCCAGAATAATCTCTATACTGAGCTGTTCGCTGATTGAGGAAGATGAAAGTGCTGGATATCTGAATGCAAGAAAAATGCTTCCACTAGCATTTTTGATAGGGATCCCAGATAAAGGGtgacaaaaaatggaaaagagttCAGTGATacaaaatggagagaaaatggCAGAGCCTGAAGAGGGAGGTGTCTTCAATTAATGCTTCTCACTTCAGAATAGTAAGAAAAACCACTTCTGTTATGTCTCTGCGTGTTTGGAGGGTTCCCTCCCTTCGAATGCAGTATGTTTAGATATGTAGTTAAAACTTTGTCTTTGTGTGGACTGACTACAATTTGTGCTTCTGATTTTTATTCAGAGAAAGCCCTGCAGAGTTTGTTGGAATCCTTGACATGCCCTCCCTACACTCCAACTCAGCACCTGGAACGGGAACAGGCTCTAGCAAAAGAGTTTGCAGAAATCTTACATTTTACTCTTCGTTTTGATGAACTTAAGGTTAATAAAGTCTTTCAATACATGTTGACTTTTGCTGtgtattttgaaccaaaactgattatttcctgtttttcttcctggaagATGAGAAACCCAGCAATTCAGAACGACTTCAGTTATTACAGGCGGACAATAAGTCGCAACAGAATAAACAATATGCATGTAAGTAAATAAACTCTGATGTGCTGCACACAGTGAGGTATTTATTTATCAGGATGCATTTATGCCATTTGTGGTAAAGTTTTTGCTTTTGATTCAGTAGCTGTCATATTCTCTCCTTCACACTGAGAATTAATCAGCAGTCCGGATGAAGTGATTAGAGAGAACTATTCATGCAACAGTCTGCTTGCTGACATGAACATGTACTGTatctttttcttgctgctggCAAGATTTAAAGAGCTTTACTGactatttttctcctgtttccatCAGCTAGACATTGAGAATGAAGTGAACAATGAAATGGCCAATAGGATGTCCCTGTTCTATGCAGAGGCCACACAATGCTGAAAAACCCTCAGTAACGCAAACAACACATTTTGTGTCAGAAGTACGTAAAGGGGGAGAAAGGTCTAACACAGACattcttgattttaattttaaaagatagtTTACTGAACACTGACTTTTTCTTACCCTTCCAGAACAAAACGTTACCAATTGAAAATACAACAGACTGTCTAAGTACTATGGCCAGCGTATGTAAAGTCATGTTGGAAACACCGTAAGTTTTATCTTAAATCTTGGGAGGTTTGTACAACAGAACTTGTACTTTAATTAGTCACCTGGGATAATGCAGTTTTTTCCAAGTGAATTCCTGTATCTTTGCCTTAAGTTGTTACTACTTTTGTATACAAAGCATGACCTGGTATTAGAAAGCCTTGCCTCCTAACCCCCTTATGATATCTTTCATGAATCAGTGCTGAGTTCTGTTGGGGAGAGCTTACATGGTCAGCCTGCATTTCAACAAAAGGTTAAAATATGAGTGTAATAATCTTACGCACTCACAGGCTTCAGTGTCTATGTCTTGTCTAACCAGGGCCAAAGGCTGactgctgcctcctgctttcCCATGGTGCTCAATTATTAGCACACAGAGGGGCAAGATTTTGGCACTTCCAAGCAGCACTTTAGCAAATACACAAGAACTATTTCAAGGATCATTTAAGTAGA
The window above is part of the Corvus moneduloides isolate bCorMon1 chromosome 3, bCorMon1.pri, whole genome shotgun sequence genome. Proteins encoded here:
- the CYRIA gene encoding LOW QUALITY PROTEIN: protein FAM49A (The sequence of the model RefSeq protein was modified relative to this genomic sequence to represent the inferred CDS: deleted 1 base in 1 codon; substituted 1 base at 1 genomic stop codon); its protein translation is MRFAGMGNLLKVLTREIENYPHFFLDFENAQPTDGEREVWNQISAVLQDSESMLADLQAYKGAGQEIRDAIQNPNDIQLQEKAWNSVCPLVVRLKRFYEFSLQTKKALQSLLESLTCPPYTPTQHLEREQALAKEFAEILHFTLRFDELKMRNPAIQNDFSYYRRTISRNRINNMHLDIENEVNNEMANRMSLFYAEATQCXKTLSNATTHFVSENKTLPIENTTDCLSTMASVCKVMLETPEYRSRFTSEETLMFCMRVMVGVIILYDHVHPVGAFSKTSKIDMKGCIKVLKEQPPDSVEGLLNALRFTTKHLNDESTSKQIRAMLQ